The Saccharomonospora cyanea NA-134 genome includes a region encoding these proteins:
- a CDS encoding acyl-CoA desaturase, whose product MTATLDESAAKPARGPKPILDGKRSAGVQFSVYFGVIAPLAALVAAVPFAWGWGLTWVDVGLFVLFYAITGLGITVAFHRHFTHGSFKAKPWLRVVMAIAGSMALQGPVITWVADHRRHHAFSDKEGDPHSPWLFGTSPMAIAKGFWHAHMGWLFERDRSNAERFAPDLLKDKAISRVDRLFWLWTLLSFALPALLGGLITWSWWGAVTAFFWAGLVRACVLHHVTWSVNSICHMIGERPFAARDRSANFWPLAIFSFGESWHNLHHADPTSARHGVKRGQIDISARLIWLFEKFGWAYNVRWPTPTRLAKLAVEGK is encoded by the coding sequence ATGACGGCCACTCTCGACGAATCCGCGGCGAAACCCGCGCGAGGCCCCAAACCCATCCTCGACGGCAAGCGCTCCGCGGGCGTGCAGTTCTCGGTCTACTTCGGTGTCATCGCCCCGCTGGCCGCGCTCGTCGCCGCCGTCCCCTTCGCCTGGGGATGGGGCTTGACGTGGGTCGACGTCGGGCTGTTCGTTCTCTTCTACGCCATCACGGGACTCGGGATCACCGTGGCGTTCCACCGCCACTTCACCCATGGTTCCTTCAAGGCCAAGCCATGGCTGCGGGTGGTCATGGCCATCGCGGGCAGCATGGCCCTGCAGGGCCCGGTCATCACGTGGGTCGCCGACCACAGGCGGCACCACGCGTTCTCCGACAAGGAGGGCGACCCGCACTCGCCGTGGCTGTTCGGCACCTCCCCGATGGCCATCGCGAAGGGTTTCTGGCACGCCCACATGGGCTGGCTGTTCGAGCGGGACCGCAGCAACGCCGAGCGGTTCGCGCCCGACCTGCTCAAGGACAAGGCCATCAGCCGCGTCGACCGCCTGTTCTGGCTGTGGACGCTGCTGAGCTTCGCGCTTCCCGCTCTGCTCGGCGGCCTCATCACGTGGTCGTGGTGGGGTGCCGTCACCGCCTTCTTCTGGGCCGGACTGGTGCGCGCGTGCGTGCTGCACCACGTGACCTGGTCGGTGAACTCGATCTGCCACATGATCGGTGAACGGCCGTTCGCGGCACGGGACCGGTCGGCCAACTTCTGGCCGCTCGCGATCTTCTCGTTCGGCGAGTCGTGGCACAACCTGCACCACGCGGACCCGACGTCCGCCCGGCACGGCGTCAAGCGCGGCCAGATCGACATCTCCGCGCGGCTGATCTGGCTCTTCGAGAAGTTCGGCTGGGCCTACAACGTGCGCTGGCCGACTCCCACCCGCCTGGCGAAGCTCGCGGTCGAAGGCAAGTAG
- a CDS encoding GGDEF domain-containing protein: MSDAWVLGRARELIAAVQRTDHAEQLRVTETLDELLEETRRRGEPTLVAHLLRAAGLARLVTRGLADEAEPLLDEMLTHTRRHGLALLRADAHALRGRLLVLREQEDAALTEIARALALLDDVPAPEVHLGRRAWDRLLASALNDCWIVLNQLGVYEAAEEVITRAHQAIRDSAGPHEITLQLMNRVKMLLGWGLRLERVGRTEEAGEKFRTAASMTIAVEASFAESLFPRKPGVPAVEQVGVLAASLALAAPAAAHVERLRKLTGETGYPHEQLLVTIALARCLVADGREAEAMRTLLEARHTEAEDTSQPSMRLNLLRELTTLSGGLADDTERQSDAPSPDEDPMRLLLDYATALEDELWSMRESQIATLNTRREHERLSAEHGAITQQAMQDPLTSLPNRRALDERLRAFATSTSSEPLSVALVDLDGFKDVNDQHSHAEGDAVLRVVASTLRDALRADDIVARYGGDEFVILLPKASMSAATQALTRAVKAVASLPRHLSHGVTLSVGQVCLRAQESAEEVLSRADAAMYQAKRRGGNQIASSPAGEDGSVERGATHSQGTDPTAQAGGHP, encoded by the coding sequence ATGTCCGACGCCTGGGTACTGGGCCGTGCCCGTGAACTCATCGCTGCCGTCCAGCGCACGGACCACGCCGAACAGCTCCGCGTCACCGAGACCCTCGACGAACTCCTCGAGGAGACCCGCCGTCGCGGCGAGCCGACGCTGGTGGCCCACCTGCTCAGAGCGGCCGGACTCGCGCGCCTCGTGACCCGCGGCCTCGCGGACGAGGCGGAGCCGCTGCTCGACGAGATGCTCACGCACACCCGGCGGCACGGGCTCGCGCTCCTGCGCGCCGACGCGCACGCCCTGCGGGGCAGGCTGCTGGTGCTCAGGGAGCAGGAGGACGCCGCGCTCACCGAGATCGCGCGCGCACTGGCGCTGCTCGACGACGTTCCCGCACCCGAGGTGCACCTCGGCAGGCGCGCGTGGGACCGGCTGCTGGCGTCCGCGCTCAACGACTGCTGGATCGTGTTGAACCAGCTCGGCGTGTACGAGGCGGCGGAGGAGGTCATCACCCGCGCCCATCAGGCCATCCGGGACAGCGCGGGCCCGCACGAGATCACGCTGCAGTTGATGAACCGCGTGAAGATGCTGCTGGGCTGGGGGCTGCGTCTGGAACGCGTCGGCCGCACCGAGGAGGCGGGTGAGAAGTTCCGCACGGCGGCGTCCATGACGATCGCGGTGGAGGCGTCGTTCGCCGAGTCGTTGTTCCCGCGCAAACCCGGGGTGCCCGCCGTGGAGCAGGTGGGCGTCCTGGCGGCGTCGCTGGCACTGGCGGCCCCGGCCGCGGCGCACGTCGAGCGACTTCGCAAGCTCACCGGCGAAACGGGCTATCCGCACGAACAGTTGCTGGTGACCATCGCCCTCGCACGCTGCCTGGTCGCCGACGGCCGCGAAGCCGAGGCGATGCGGACGTTGCTGGAAGCACGCCACACCGAGGCCGAGGACACGTCGCAGCCGTCGATGCGCCTGAACCTCCTCCGGGAGCTCACCACGCTCAGCGGCGGCCTCGCGGACGACACGGAACGGCAGAGCGACGCCCCCTCGCCGGACGAGGACCCCATGCGTCTGCTTCTCGACTACGCCACGGCGCTGGAGGACGAGCTGTGGTCCATGCGCGAGTCGCAGATCGCCACGCTCAACACGCGCAGGGAGCACGAGCGCCTGTCGGCGGAACACGGCGCGATCACGCAGCAGGCCATGCAGGATCCGCTCACCAGCCTGCCCAACCGCCGGGCACTCGACGAGCGCCTGCGCGCCTTCGCCACCTCGACGTCCTCCGAGCCGCTCTCGGTGGCGCTGGTGGACCTCGACGGGTTCAAGGACGTCAACGACCAGCACTCGCACGCCGAGGGCGACGCGGTACTGCGCGTGGTGGCGAGCACGCTGCGCGACGCCCTCCGCGCCGACGACATCGTGGCGCGCTACGGCGGTGACGAGTTCGTGATCCTGCTTCCGAAGGCGTCGATGTCCGCGGCGACCCAGGCGCTGACGCGAGCGGTGAAGGCCGTGGCGTCGCTACCCCGGCACCTGTCCCACGGCGTCACGCTCTCGGTGGGCCAGGTGTGCCTGCGCGCGCAGGAGAGCGCCGAGGAGGTGTTGTCGCGCGCCGACGCCGCGATGTACCAGGCGAAGCGCCGGGGCGGCAACCAGATCGCGTCGAGCCCGGCGGGTGAGGACGGCTCGGTCGAACGTGGCGCCACCCACTCACAGGGGACCGACCCCACGGCGCAGGCAGGAGGCCACCCGTAG
- the glmU gene encoding bifunctional UDP-N-acetylglucosamine diphosphorylase/glucosamine-1-phosphate N-acetyltransferase GlmU: MTGPLSTVILAAGEGTRMRSKLPKVLHPIAGRPLVEHAVRAAAGLDPDQLVVVVGHGREAVRDHLAHVENVLGRPVTCAVQENQKGTGHAVSCALAALPSAASGTVLVTYGDVPLLDTDTLSALLTEHRERGNAVTVLTAVVDDPTGYGRIVRDDAGEVTGIVEHKDADPDQRAITEINSGVYAFDTAVLVDALSRLSTDNAQGELYLTDVLGIARGDGRGVGALEVGDPWLTEGVNDRVQLSTLGAELNRRIVRRWQRAGVTVVDPATTWLDADVELAPDVVLRPNVQLHGRTTVGEGAEVGPDTTLTDVTVGPRARVVRTHGSGALLGEGAEVGPFAYLRPGTKLGEGGKIGTFVETKKAEIGRGTKVPHLTYVGDATIGEYSNIGASSVFVNYDGVEKHHTVVGSYVRTGSDTMFIAPVTVGDGAYSGAGTVIRRNVPPGALAVSGAPQRNIEGWVVRRRPGTPAAEAAEKALAAQQETETDGKSPE, from the coding sequence GTGACCGGCCCGCTGAGCACCGTCATTCTCGCCGCGGGTGAGGGCACCCGCATGAGGTCCAAGCTCCCGAAGGTCCTGCATCCGATCGCGGGGCGACCGCTGGTCGAACACGCGGTCCGCGCGGCGGCCGGACTCGACCCCGACCAGCTCGTCGTGGTGGTGGGGCACGGCAGGGAGGCGGTCCGCGACCACCTCGCCCACGTGGAGAACGTGCTGGGCCGCCCCGTCACGTGTGCCGTGCAGGAGAACCAGAAGGGCACCGGCCACGCCGTGTCGTGTGCGCTCGCCGCGTTGCCGTCGGCGGCGTCGGGCACCGTGCTGGTGACCTACGGCGACGTCCCGCTGCTGGACACCGACACGCTGTCGGCGCTGCTCACCGAACACCGCGAACGCGGCAACGCGGTCACGGTGCTGACCGCGGTCGTGGACGACCCCACCGGCTACGGGCGGATCGTGCGTGACGACGCGGGAGAGGTGACCGGCATCGTCGAGCACAAGGACGCCGACCCCGACCAGCGCGCGATCACCGAGATCAACTCGGGTGTCTACGCCTTCGACACGGCGGTACTCGTCGACGCGTTGTCACGGCTTTCGACGGACAACGCGCAGGGTGAGCTGTACCTGACCGACGTGCTCGGAATCGCACGCGGCGACGGCCGCGGCGTCGGCGCGCTCGAGGTGGGCGACCCGTGGCTCACCGAGGGCGTCAACGACCGGGTGCAGCTCTCGACGCTCGGCGCGGAGCTGAACCGGCGCATCGTGCGGCGCTGGCAGCGCGCCGGGGTCACGGTCGTCGATCCGGCCACCACGTGGCTCGACGCGGACGTCGAACTCGCCCCCGACGTGGTGTTGAGGCCGAACGTGCAGCTCCACGGCCGCACGACGGTCGGCGAGGGCGCGGAGGTGGGCCCCGACACGACGCTCACCGACGTCACCGTGGGACCCCGCGCCAGGGTCGTACGCACCCACGGCAGCGGCGCGCTCCTCGGGGAGGGCGCGGAGGTGGGCCCGTTCGCCTACCTGCGGCCCGGGACGAAGCTCGGTGAGGGCGGCAAGATCGGCACGTTCGTCGAGACGAAGAAGGCCGAGATCGGCCGCGGCACCAAGGTGCCGCACCTCACCTACGTCGGCGACGCGACCATCGGCGAGTACAGCAACATCGGTGCGTCCAGTGTGTTCGTCAACTACGACGGGGTCGAAAAGCACCACACCGTGGTGGGCTCGTACGTCCGCACCGGCTCGGACACGATGTTCATCGCGCCGGTCACAGTGGGGGACGGCGCATACAGTGGTGCTGGGACGGTGATTCGTCGCAACGTTCCTCCGGGTGCGCTCGCCGTGTCGGGGGCACCACAACGCAACATCGAAGGCTGGGTGGTCAGGCGCAGGCCCGGCACACCCGCGGCGGAGGCAGCGGAGAAGGCGCTCGCCGCACAGCAGGAAACCGAAACCGACGGGAAGTCGCCAGAATGA
- a CDS encoding ribose-phosphate diphosphokinase: MSPKSGTPKKNLMLFAGRSHVELAEEVAKHLNVTITPQTLHSFANGEIYVRFQESVRGTDAFVLQSFSPPINEWIMEQLIMVDALKRGSAKRITAIVPFYPYSRQDKKHKGREPISARLVADLFKTAGADRILTVDLHTAQIQGFFDGPVDHLHGQNVLAKYINENYGHENIAVVSPDSGRVRLAEKWAQQLGDRPIAFIHKTRDPDKPNQAVANRVVGDVKGKLCVLIDDMIDTGGTITKAADALKEEGAADVVIASTHGILSDPATERLAKAPVREVVVTNTLPIPEEKRFAKLTVLSIAPLLARAIQEVFEDGSVTSLFDGSA, from the coding sequence ATGAGCCCGAAATCCGGCACGCCGAAGAAGAACCTCATGCTCTTCGCCGGCCGTTCGCACGTCGAACTCGCCGAAGAGGTCGCGAAGCACCTCAACGTGACGATCACCCCGCAGACGCTGCACAGTTTCGCCAACGGCGAGATCTACGTCCGCTTCCAGGAGTCCGTCCGCGGCACGGACGCGTTCGTCCTCCAGAGCTTCTCCCCGCCGATCAACGAGTGGATCATGGAACAGCTCATCATGGTGGACGCGCTCAAGCGCGGAAGCGCCAAGCGCATCACCGCGATCGTGCCGTTCTACCCGTACTCGCGGCAGGACAAGAAGCACAAGGGCCGCGAACCCATCTCGGCGCGGCTCGTCGCCGACCTGTTCAAGACGGCGGGCGCCGACCGCATCCTGACGGTGGACCTGCACACCGCGCAGATCCAGGGTTTCTTCGACGGCCCCGTCGACCACCTGCACGGGCAGAACGTGCTCGCGAAGTACATCAACGAGAACTACGGCCACGAGAACATCGCCGTCGTGTCGCCGGACTCGGGCCGCGTGCGGTTGGCGGAGAAGTGGGCACAGCAGCTCGGTGACCGGCCGATCGCGTTCATCCACAAGACTCGCGACCCCGACAAGCCCAACCAGGCCGTGGCCAACCGCGTCGTCGGTGACGTGAAGGGCAAGCTGTGCGTGCTGATCGACGACATGATCGACACCGGCGGCACGATCACCAAGGCCGCCGACGCGCTCAAGGAGGAGGGCGCGGCGGATGTCGTGATCGCCTCCACCCACGGCATCCTGTCCGACCCGGCCACCGAACGCCTCGCGAAGGCGCCGGTCAGGGAGGTCGTCGTCACCAACACGCTGCCGATCCCGGAGGAGAAGCGCTTCGCGAAGCTCACGGTGCTGTCGATCGCGCCGCTGCTCGCCCGCGCCATCCAGGAGGTCTTCGAGGACGGCTCCGTGACGAGCCTCTTCGACGGCAGCGCGTGA
- a CDS encoding 50S ribosomal protein L25/general stress protein Ctc — MSEVRLTVEPRTEFGKGAARRTRRAGKIPAVLYGHGVDPRHLALPAIEFARVIRENGQNAVITLDVKGTDGADATQLALTKTVTFHPLKNYIEHVDLLVVQRGEKVTVDVPVVLTGQSAPGTLVTQELDTVQVEAEATHLPEQLEVSIDGAAAGTQIAASQVSLPQGSTLVTDPEALVVVVAEAPSEAAMEATVDVEGAGVVEDKPETPENA; from the coding sequence GTGTCCGAGGTACGTCTCACGGTCGAACCGCGCACCGAGTTCGGCAAGGGCGCCGCGCGCCGCACCCGTCGCGCAGGCAAGATTCCCGCGGTGCTCTACGGCCACGGCGTCGACCCGCGGCACCTGGCACTGCCTGCCATCGAGTTCGCCCGCGTGATCCGCGAGAACGGTCAGAACGCGGTCATCACGCTGGACGTCAAGGGCACCGACGGTGCGGACGCCACGCAGCTCGCGCTCACGAAGACCGTGACCTTCCATCCGCTGAAGAACTACATCGAGCACGTCGACCTCCTCGTCGTCCAGCGCGGCGAGAAGGTGACCGTCGACGTCCCGGTCGTCCTGACCGGCCAGTCGGCCCCCGGCACCCTGGTGACGCAGGAGCTGGACACCGTCCAGGTCGAGGCCGAGGCGACGCACCTGCCGGAGCAGCTGGAGGTGTCGATCGACGGCGCCGCGGCCGGTACGCAGATCGCCGCCTCGCAGGTTTCGCTGCCGCAGGGCTCGACGCTGGTGACCGACCCCGAGGCGCTCGTCGTCGTCGTGGCCGAGGCTCCGAGCGAGGCCGCCATGGAGGCCACGGTGGACGTCGAGGGCGCGGGCGTGGTCGAGGACAAGCCGGAGACCCCCGAGAACGCGTGA
- the pth gene encoding aminoacyl-tRNA hydrolase, with product MTHDLPGAGEQVLLVGLGNPGPRYAGNRHNVGFLVLDELADRIGGRFKAHKGGAEVCEGRLAGRRVVLAKPRSFMNLSGGPVAGTTRFFKIGPEGVVVIHDELDLPYGSVRLKFGGGAGGHNGLRSITKSLGTQDYFRVRFGIDRPPGRMDPADYVLKDFSTTERRELALNIDLCADAVETLVGKGLTAAQNAFHSR from the coding sequence GTGACCCACGATCTGCCAGGGGCCGGCGAGCAGGTGTTGCTCGTCGGCCTCGGCAATCCCGGACCGCGTTACGCGGGCAACCGGCACAACGTCGGCTTCCTCGTCCTGGACGAGCTCGCCGACCGCATCGGCGGCCGGTTCAAGGCACACAAGGGCGGCGCGGAGGTGTGCGAGGGCCGCCTCGCGGGACGCCGGGTCGTGCTGGCCAAGCCCCGGTCGTTCATGAACCTCTCGGGCGGTCCCGTCGCGGGTACGACGCGCTTCTTCAAGATCGGCCCCGAGGGCGTCGTGGTGATCCACGACGAGCTGGACCTGCCGTACGGATCGGTGCGGCTGAAGTTCGGCGGTGGCGCAGGGGGCCACAACGGGCTTCGCTCCATCACCAAATCCCTTGGCACGCAGGACTACTTCCGGGTCCGTTTCGGCATCGACCGCCCCCCGGGTCGCATGGACCCGGCCGACTACGTGCTCAAGGACTTCTCCACCACCGAGCGGCGCGAACTGGCGCTGAACATCGACCTCTGCGCCGACGCGGTCGAAACCCTGGTCGGCAAGGGGCTGACAGCCGCGCAGAACGCTTTCCACAGCCGCTGA